TTAGAAATAGTTGCACTTATCAATAGATCCTGTATTaaagaacaaataaacaaaagtaGAAATACCTGAATAGTGTGAATATTGGTCAAACCGATTAACGGTCTATTTCTACTATATACTGGAGTCAGGGTTCTTATTGTCATGGAAAACCTgtgaatatcagggaattttaaattaagtaataaaGTGCTTTTGTTGATGGGTCAGTTCTGAGCATGGTGTAATGACCATGTTTCTCTTTGGGTCCCCTCTAAATATTGGCAGCTGATTAGAGGATTTTATTTTAGTGGCTCCAACCACACACCCATACGTACAAACACACCATGAGATCAACACGTTAGCTCTTAATATACAATATAAGATTAAACATCAATGAAATACTTTTGTCTGTTTTGCTATGTGCTGAGCAATTTTAACGGTGCACATATTGTGCATCACGGCTATGATATAAACAGCTTGTGTTTATGCTTTTCAGATGAAGGACTGTAATGTAGTGGCATCTAAGCTGATTCTGATCCTGGATGACCTGCTGTGGGTCCTGACAGACTCTCAGCTCAAGGCCATGGTGCAGTACGCCAAGTCTCTCAGTGAAGCCATGGAGAAATCAGCTGCACAGAGAAAGAGCATGGCCCCTGACACCAcacaggtatgtgtgtgtgtgtgtgtgtgtgtgtgtgtgtgtgtgtgtgtgtgtgtgtgtgtgtgtgtgtgtgtgtgtgtgtgtgtgtgtatgagggcACCTCCTCTTCTCATTCACCACTCTACCACCTGTAAACATGCCTCAAATACCACCTGTTTCACATTTCCTCATTTAtattctctctctgtgtctcatctagcaaaatgctgttttttttattcctaTCTTATACTagctttgtttttctttcatgTCTAAATCTCTCCTCTGTTGTCAGGAGTTAAAGTGACTGTATTGTTGTCAAGTAGTTCTGGAAGCTCTTGAacccaaacaaacacatgcacccCTCCTTTATTCTGATATCTAAATAACCTTTTGGAACCCCCTACTGGTTATATTCAAACGTTTACCTCTGATTTTGCAATATGTGTTTATTGTAGCTCATTATGGCATAATtgtactttattaatctatttggACATAATTATGTGGAGACATAATTTGGACATGTGTTGTCTGAGCTTTAGGTACAGTATATTGCAACTCTTAGTGTGTGTTTGCAGGTAACGCCGGCACCCCCCTCAGCGCAACAGGTGCGCACACCGCAGGCTTCAGCCGCTGCGGATCAGAGCGCCTCCATGGCACGCCTCTTCAACTCTCACGATGTTCGCGAGACATCACACCACCTCCAAATCACACACCTGGACCTTCACATCTGTGACGACACCAATGCCAAGGACAGGGGTACTACAGACCTACACATGGTGCTGTGTGAATGTTAACGTGCAGTTGGGTGACATTACCCTGAAATATAAGTTTCGAGTTTGTATATGCATCTTTCATTCTCTCTTTACAGGAATTAATAAGAGATTAGATGGTGGTGCCATGCAGCTGTCCTTCAGTTCTATCACCGTAGACTACTACCCCTACCACAAAGCTGGTAAACACTAGAAACAAGTTAGATTATTACTTTGATTATCTGCTGCTCAGGAGTAGATTTgggttattaaataaataaaatgcctcTTTGCCTCTTTCTCAGGTGAGGGCTGTCTGCATTGGATGCATTATGGAGAGGCCACAAAGTCACGTGAGACCTGGGCTTGTTCTCTTCTGGATGAGTTTAAGTCCAATGTGGACATGCTTAAAATCGCAGTCAGCGGCCAGTCCAAAAGTTCCCCCCAGCATGGTGAGACCCTTTAATATCACTGTCTATTAAACCCCTCTGATTGGCAGGTGTGCTAAGATTTTTACTGATTAAATGAGAAACactaattgattaattaatttgttgttaatgcattaggagcatgttgtttttttcttacaGTTGCTTGTCTCTTCATTAAGCCATTCATGTATCCATCTTTAAAATTTGtgacactttattttaaaggCTCTTCACAAAGGCCGCAGAGCACTTTCAGTAGGCACCGATCATGCACATTCATGGCTATGGTTACCATAGTCTTGTGAAGACCGACTCATGAAAAGCTTGAAAACTTCacggaattttaaaattgtgatttctagtgaaaagtcatggaaataaataaaatctttaaaaaaaaaaaacaaaagcatggAAAATTTAGTTcaggtttatttgtatagcaccttttttttttctccctaatttggaatgcccaatgcactcttaagtcctcgtggtggcgtagtgacttgcctcaatccgggtggtggaggacgaatctcagttgcctccgcgtctgagaccatcaattcccgcatcttatcatatggcttgttgagcacgttaccacgaaGACATCGCGCGTGTGGAGGCTACATGCATCCACCACGGCAtctacacaactcaccacactgagatctaaccacattatagtgaccacgagggggttaccccatgtgactctaccctgcatagcaaccgggccaatttggttgcttaggagacctggctggagttactcagcacaccctggattcgaactcgcaaactCCAgtgttggtagtcagcgtctttactcgctgagctaccaggtCCCCTGTTTAGCACTTTTTACAAaacatattgttccaaagcagctttacagaaaatagaaaaaaaattattacatttaattaatgcaACGATAGAAATGCTTAGCATCAGGGTCAGAAATAATGGGGGCTCGGAGCAAAAATGTACTAAAGTGCCACCTAAATTCAAAaggtaaataatttttaaagataaaagaaaaatattatcaTAAAAAATTAGTTAAGAAAACAAGGAAAGACAGAAACAAGCTAATTACAtagattgaaaatgtattttaattcatTGATTTAAAGTATCTTACATGAATGACACATTACATGGTTTTTATATGGTCCATGCCCTCATAAATgcaaaaaatgcccctgaaaatcaatatCTGTGGGCAAATAGTgccctttaaaaaacaaaaagttaatttctgacactgctaaGCATTACAATATATACAGACAGTTAAAAAAAATGGCTTGACGAAAATTGTACATGTAAATTTCTATAGTAAGTGGTatttttctagttttttttttcttctagtttTCTAACTCTAAAATAGTAATTTACGAAATGTATTGGCTAGAAATTGCACTTTGTGATCACAAATACATACTCACAGACTTTTCAGTGTATTTGGAAAAGTccataatatgtcaaaatgtatggGAAGCCAGACAGCCAGTGAACGGACTATGTGTGGTCTGTGGGCATGCCATCTGAGGCTAGGACTACAGTTGCCATGTCTATACAGCTTTCTCTGTGGCCCCCGAGAGTGTAGCAGAGTCTTTGTAAATGGGCCTTTAGCTAAAGTGTCACAGTTTTTGGCTCAGCATAGCAGTATGGCTAATTGTATTATGAGCATCCTATTAAAAGCATCATTGCTTTTTATTTGGATTTCTTAAGAGTGTTTTGCAGTGGTTATTAAGTGTGCCCTGGCACCTGTCATAGTTTGAGAGGTTTTGCGTAATGGGTTCTGTGTTCCCAGTCCATCAGTCGATTGTCTTAGAGGCGCATGGTGGAGGGATAATGGTTAGGGAGATGGACTCAGGCCCAGACGGCTTGTGGCCGCTTTCCCCCACGGCCAACTGCTGCTGGTGTCTGGAGACAGGTACCTCTCTGGTGTGCGTTTGAGGTGCCACACACACATGGCTGAGGTTTGTGCAGAGGGTCCGCAGTGTTAGTGATGTTTGAATATGTATGTCTATATGTGTTACACAGGTAAAATCTCCACAAGCTCCAGTAGTTCTTTCTCGCCCCCACCTACATCTAGAACTCAGCTCATGTCCAGCTCTATTGTGCTGCGGATGGCAGATTTCAGCATCTATCAGGTTGGTGTGGAACCAAACATACTTAAACACATATTTCTGGATGTACACAGACTCACATTAAATAATAAGTGCACATAGATGCAAATGGCAAAAAAATCTTTGGAATCCTTAACAGGGCACATTGCAATACCTAGTACTATACAGCGTTTTATTCTAAAGAGATTGACGACACACAAACATGGTCATAAATAAAGGTTTAGTTCAtccaattcagtcatcatttattcaccatcatgtctttccaaactcgtattacatatttttttgtgaaacacaaaagaaggtaTATTGCAGAATTCCCAgagtgctcttttccatacacaaAAATTGCCACTGAggctgttgagctccaaaaaggataaaaaagcaccataaaagtagtccatacaactcatgcCCTATACCCCcaagtcatacgatagcttttagctttatgtgaggaacagaccataattaaagtaatttttaacAATAATCTTCTCCACATTATTAatcatctcctcctttccatctctcaaatctcattcattcCGATGGTCAATTTAAATAGGGCACATAAAAATGTTGCACATTGACATTAATGAAGTGACACAGAAAACCAGTAATGTTTGGCATAATTGACATCACACCAGTGTAAATTATGGAATTaaaaatctttgggtgaactaaccctttaatgattGATCTCACTGCTATGGTGAAGGTGTCTACAGCAGACCAGTCACGCTCCAGTCCTCAAAGCATGATCTCCTGCAATAAGAAATCCCTCTACCTCCCTCAAGAGATGCCTGCTATTCATGCAGAGTTCACGGAGTACTACTTCCCAGATGACAAAGACTATCCCAGTAAGACAGAATTGCCCACAGCCATGCTTTCTTCTACATCTGACAATCTCAGAATATGAAATTAAGTTGAACTGAAGGATTAATTGAATTCTGTATACAAATTTCCTCCCTGTAGTCCCTTGTCCTAATCTGTACGTGCAGTTGAATGCTCTGCAGCTGGTGCTTGACTCTCGCAGTCTGGTTTGGCTCAATCTGTTTGCGCTGGACCTTCTTCAGAGTCTGGAACAGTTTATAGAGCTGTACAAACTCAATGACTCCCAGAAACCCGACGAGCATGTGGATATCAGAGTAGACGGACTTATGCTGAAGGTATAACATACACTTAAACTCACACATATCCTGTGATATATGCCCTGAAACAAGAGCTGAGTCTTTAAACCTGCTGCCTGAATAGACAGCATGTTCTTTGGACCCATTTTTAGTATATCAGTTCCAGTATTAGAATCAACGCTTGGTAGCTGAGATGCATGTTAAGAGTCAGTGGTGAGGGTTAATTACATTTCTGTGAGGAGTCCTATTTGCCCATATAGTGTCTCAGATCAGTTACTTATGATGCCCTCTTTAGTGTAAGATGCTATTTATGTAGACATCTTTCCATAAAGGCAATAAGACTCACTGGGTTTTGAGACAGATTTTGGTTTTGAAGATTTGATATGTAGTTTGTCAACGTCTTTGCAGTTTAAAGCAAaactctgtttgtgtgtttgcagctGGTGATCCCTACAGACCAGGTGAAGACTCAGCCTGACCAGCCTCGCTCTGTGTCAGTGCAGACCTCTGAGATGGTGGCTACCAACACACGTCACTCTTCAGGTTGCTCTCGGTCCAATCTGGAGGCTCTCCTGCAGGCCTTCCAGGAGCAACCCTTCTTCACCTCCCTCTCTTCCTCCTTTCCCCGTGCTCAAAACTCCTTTGCTGTGCTGCATTCCGTCTTCCTGCGCCATGCCCACGAGCAGGACACACGTGTTCATGATGTGTATCGGGGCCTCGCCCCACCCTCTCTATCCACAAATGCTCTCAAAACGCCGGCAGCCACTGACCTGTGGGCCATGCACTTTTCTCAGTTCTGGATAGACTATGAAGGTTCTCGCAGTGGTCGAGGTCGCCCAACTCCATGTGTTGACTCCTTCCCTCTCACCCTTTGGGTGTGCCATCCTGCCCGATACGCCCAGCATCAAGAGAGGCTAAAAGCGGGGATAGGGTCAGGGCTTTTGCCTCGGAGTGAGTCGGCAGAGATAGCCAATCGTCTGCAGAGGAAGAAGCTTCTTAAGGAGTTCTACAGCACTGATGCATCACCTAGTAACACCCCAAGCAATGGTCTCCATAAACCCCACTCTCTTGATGGCCTACACAGCCACTCCTCCTCTTCTCGATCCCttgcctcctcctcctcttctttggCAAGCGAAGTGGATTTGCAGGTGCTGATTCATATCCAGAAGCACCTGAGTGCTCAGGTGAGCCATGGGCAGTATGTGTTCTTGCTCAGACTGCAACATGCTGTGAAATCTCTGCAGCGCACTTTACAGCAAGATCTGGAGCAGTACGGCTCCAAGCGCCAGGGCCCTGTCCAGCCTTTCGGCGCCTGCGTAGGCGTGCTCATGAAAAGCGCAGAAGTTGCCCTACTCCTAAAGCCCATACCTCAGCCGGACTCTAGTGCAAGCCCCATTAATTCTGACTTGTCTCCATCAGAGAGCAGAGCCACTCTGGAGGCTGGTAGTGAGGGGGGTGAGGGCCCAGAGAGACCCTCAGCTGCAGGGGAGGGAGCTCGGTCAACAGGCTCTGTGGATCAGCTCCTTTTTGTAGGTACAGATTCAGGTACACATGGCATGAATACACCTCCCCTACTCCCTTCCTTGTCTCCTTCTGTCCTGAGAAAGGGGTCTACAGATGAGAGGAGTGGCATGGTGGCTGGAGGAAGGTTGTTAACTGAGGAGAAAAGGGACGTGAGAAAAGGATCTCTTGATGGGAATGGAAGCAGAACTGAAGCCAAAGGGCAACAGAGTGAAACCTTACAACCTTCACAAGTTGGATCTGTGGTATTGGATCCCTTCTCCGACACTTCTTCTGGAGATTGGAATGATAAGAGTCAGGGAGGCAGGCTACCTCAGTCCATGTCCAGGTACTGCATCATTTGTATACATGATCACAACTGTCCATTGTTTCCTGCTTGGTTTTCGGCAAATGTGGCATCCTATCTCAATAGCCTTGTCCCAAATGGTGCAGTTGATGTGGCCCTCTGGTCTTCAGTTATGCCCATCCATGAAATCCATGAGAACTTGGGGTGTCccatttgtcattttatgatACATTAAGGTTTTGACTCAACATGAAATGACACCCTATGGTCTCGTGTACTACATAGATGATTATCTCTAAATACTAACCCTCATTCTGCAAAATTATCATGCTATACACCCTAATCCTTAACCCTACTTCTTGGTAGCCACCAATATGATCTGACTAGAGTTTAGCAGAAAAGGGATTGCCATCTAAATATTACCTTCATGGACACCATATACTGTATGAAAGCCACAAGACCGCAAGTTCACATCAAGTGtcccatttgggacagggtccaTGTAGAAATGTGCAATATAAGCAAGGTTCCCCGATTTGTGTTTGATAGGCTGATCAGCTCAATAAGGTTAGAGTTAGGGCCTTGTCGGCCTGTCAGGCACATTTCAAGGCAACTTCCACTGATGGGTGTTAAAGAGGATGTGGTCTTAGTAGCTGGATTGTGGGATTTTTGAAGCTCTGTTTTGTAAATATGACTGAAAATTATAAACTAGGAAATCGCAATTAGACTGGTGCTTTGTGAATGTGAGCGCATATTTGTGTGTGAATTTGGGAGTAAAAATCAATATGCAAACTCTTCTGTTTCCTCTTTGTTCTGAATGTGACTTCTGGGTGTGTTTGTCTCACTCTCTCGTCTGAAGGAAAGGCAGTTTATCAGTGGTCTCTGACCTCTTAACCTCCACGCACAGCAGGTCTACGTCCTTATATTCCATGTCTAACATGTAAGACTCCCTCTGTAGGACTCTGTTCCCATCCGTGCGTGTGTGAGATGTTAGTGGACTACATTGTGGTGTTGTGATTTGATAATTTCATGCCAGCTTGGCCCaagttgtgttgtgtgttgaacTGAAAACACGTGCAGAattgaatgttgttgtttttgtttgtgtgtttttgggaaCTCTTTAGTCTTGTGCTTGCAGTACTTAATTGCACCAAGAATTAATAAATTGCACCAGTTTTGCACATAGCAAGAATGACAAGACTCTCTTTTTATAGTGCTATGCTATTTTATTGTGAATATCAGTGGTGACATGCTCAATCACTCTTACACTCTGTTTCCTGCTGTTTTTTTCATGCGTTCTGCAGTGGTCGGTTGATGCAGGGCAAGTCTCAGTCAAGTTTCTCAGTGTCCTATAAGAACATGAAGAAAAGCCCCTCACTACAGTCTCTGGATGACCTCTCAGACAGCTACTCACTGGAAGACTGTGACACCTACAGCCTGCTGGAGAGAGGTACACACTACATTCACATACACAGGAACACCATGTTGTAGTTTTAGTGATTGTTATTAACCACAAGAGTGCAGTATTGCAAC
This sequence is a window from Xyrauchen texanus isolate HMW12.3.18 chromosome 45, RBS_HiC_50CHRs, whole genome shotgun sequence. Protein-coding genes within it:
- the LOC127637163 gene encoding UHRF1-binding protein 1-like isoform X3 — translated: MAGLIKKQILKHLSRFAKNLSPDKINLSTLKGEGQLTNLELDEEVLQNMLDLPTWLAINKVFCNKAAIRIPWTKLKTHPISLSLDKVIMEMSTCDEPRPPNGPSPIATASGQSEYGFAEKVVEGISLSINSIVIRISAKAFNASFELSQLQVNSVNTSWATSDLRYTRILDPTRGEIITFKEVSWQMIRIEADAIQSTEHEVVSAPIRLITNQSKIRVTLKRKMKDCNVVASKLILILDDLLWVLTDSQLKAMVQYAKSLSEAMEKSAAQRKSMAPDTTQVTPAPPSAQQVRTPQASAAADQSASMARLFNSHDVRETSHHLQITHLDLHICDDTNAKDRGINKRLDGGAMQLSFSSITVDYYPYHKAGEGCLHWMHYGEATKSRETWACSLLDEFKSNVDMLKIAVSGQSKSSPQHGKISTSSSSSFSPPPTSRTQLMSSSIVLRMADFSIYQVSTADQSRSSPQSMISCNKKSLYLPQEMPAIHAEFTEYYFPDDKDYPIPCPNLYVQLNALQLVLDSRSLVWLNLFALDLLQSLEQFIELYKLNDSQKPDEHVDIRVDGLMLKLVIPTDQVKTQPDQPRSVSVQTSEMVATNTRHSSGCSRSNLEALLQAFQEQPFFTSLSSSFPRAQNSFAVLHSVFLRHAHEQDTRVHDVYRGLAPPSLSTNALKTPAATDLWAMHFSQFWIDYEGSRSGRGRPTPCVDSFPLTLWVCHPARYAQHQERLKAGIGSGLLPRSESAEIANRLQRKKLLKEFYSTDASPSNTPSNGLHKPHSLDGLHSHSSSSRSLASSSSSLASEVDLQVLIHIQKHLSAQVSHGQYVFLLRLQHAVKSLQRTLQQDLEQYGSKRQGPVQPFGACVGVLMKSAEVALLLKPIPQPDSSASPINSDLSPSESRATLEAGSEGGEGPERPSAAGEGARSTGSVDQLLFVGTDSGTHGMNTPPLLPSLSPSVLRKGSTDERSGMVAGGRLLTEEKRDVRKGSLDGNGSRTEAKGQQSETLQPSQVGSVVLDPFSDTSSGDWNDKSQGGRLPQSMSSGRLMQGKSQSSFSVSYKNMKKSPSLQSLDDLSDSYSLEDCDTYSLLERDDVSISGYKAINEERATVTLAQEADESQSPDAISAASQSIDEPTKDLVSVLILKVHSVCCSLDLKGDDTAVALEVGRIRPNQLGNVSLRQYLSNRSLGLVSSASVTQSDEGSGSGLDPSTVLLNPEVHVRLESGPGAAVHSPLAEQNGFLQCRVQAFNADFLMTSLRNLAMFLEDDSASQVLPMEIAIKDTHVNLKDNNPSDNASEPEATPITLHIHNLLIHRQDDGSFSIGGAAHGRE
- the LOC127637163 gene encoding UHRF1-binding protein 1-like isoform X1; amino-acid sequence: MAGLIKKQILKHLSRFAKNLSPDKINLSTLKGEGQLTNLELDEEVLQNMLDLPTWLAINKVFCNKAAIRIPWTKLKTHPISLSLDKVIMEMSTCDEPRPPNGPSPIATASGQSEYGFAEKVVEGISLSINSIVIRISAKAFNASFELSQLQVNSVNTSWATSDLRYTRILDPTRGEIITFKEVSWQMIRIEADAIQSTEHEVVSAPIRLITNQSKIRVTLKRKMKDCNVVASKLILILDDLLWVLTDSQLKAMVQYAKSLSEAMEKSAAQRKSMAPDTTQVTPAPPSAQQVRTPQASAAADQSASMARLFNSHDVRETSHHLQITHLDLHICDDTNAKDRGINKRLDGGAMQLSFSSITVDYYPYHKAGEGCLHWMHYGEATKSRETWACSLLDEFKSNVDMLKIAVSGQSKSSPQHGKISTSSSSSFSPPPTSRTQLMSSSIVLRMADFSIYQVSTADQSRSSPQSMISCNKKSLYLPQEMPAIHAEFTEYYFPDDKDYPIPCPNLYVQLNALQLVLDSRSLVWLNLFALDLLQSLEQFIELYKLNDSQKPDEHVDIRVDGLMLKLVIPTDQVKTQPDQPRSVSVQTSEMVATNTRHSSGCSRSNLEALLQAFQEQPFFTSLSSSFPRAQNSFAVLHSVFLRHAHEQDTRVHDVYRGLAPPSLSTNALKTPAATDLWAMHFSQFWIDYEGSRSGRGRPTPCVDSFPLTLWVCHPARYAQHQERLKAGIGSGLLPRSESAEIANRLQRKKLLKEFYSTDASPSNTPSNGLHKPHSLDGLHSHSSSSRSLASSSSSLASEVDLQVLIHIQKHLSAQVSHGQYVFLLRLQHAVKSLQRTLQQDLEQYGSKRQGPVQPFGACVGVLMKSAEVALLLKPIPQPDSSASPINSDLSPSESRATLEAGSEGGEGPERPSAAGEGARSTGSVDQLLFVGTDSGTHGMNTPPLLPSLSPSVLRKGSTDERSGMVAGGRLLTEEKRDVRKGSLDGNGSRTEAKGQQSETLQPSQVGSVVLDPFSDTSSGDWNDKSQGGRLPQSMSSGRLMQGKSQSSFSVSYKNMKKSPSLQSLDDLSDSYSLEDCDTYSLLERDDVSISGYKAINEERATVTLAQEADESQSPDAISAASQSIDEPTKDLVSVLILKVHSVCCSLDLKGDDTAVALEVGRIRPNQLGNVSLRQYLSNRSLGLVSSASVTQSDEGSGSGLDPSTVLLNPEVHVRLESGPGAAVHSPLAEQNGFLQCRVQAFNADFLMTSLRNLAMFLEDDSASQVLPMEIAIKDTHVNLKDNNPSDNASEPEATPITLHIHNLLIHRQDDGSFSIGGAERAVESKLQKAGPVNDSRLSSDSKLPVGVASEAKATQTAPLSPTSPTPSSQGQLLMEENECLKLELSKAKMALAEAQMEKDSLQHQMKTLKLTSGGSNS
- the LOC127637163 gene encoding UHRF1-binding protein 1-like isoform X2, with product MAGLIKKQILKHLSRFAKNLSPDKINLSTLKGEGQLTNLELDEEVLQNMLDLPTWLAINKVFCNKAAIRIPWTKLKTHPISLSLDKVIMEMSTCDEPRPPNGPSPIATASGQSEYGFAEKVVEGISLSINSIVIRISAKAFNASFELSQLQVNSVNTSWATSDLRYTRILDPTRGEIITFKEVSWQMIRIEADAIQSTEHEVVSAPIRLITNQSKIRVTLKRKMKDCNVVASKLILILDDLLWVLTDSQLKAMVQYAKSLSEAMEKSAAQRKSMAPDTTQVTPAPPSAQQVRTPQASAAADQSASMARLFNSHDVRETSHHLQITHLDLHICDDTNAKDRGINKRLDGGAMQLSFSSITVDYYPYHKAGEGCLHWMHYGEATKSRETWACSLLDEFKSNVDMLKIAVSGQSKSSPQHGKISTSSSSSFSPPPTSRTQLMSSSIVLRMADFSIYQVSTADQSRSSPQSMISCNKKSLYLPQEMPAIHAEFTEYYFPDDKDYPIPCPNLYVQLNALQLVLDSRSLVWLNLFALDLLQSLEQFIELYKLNDSQKPDEHVDIRVDGLMLKLVIPTDQVKTQPDQPRSVSVQTSEMVATNTRHSSGCSRSNLEALLQAFQEQPFFTSLSSSFPRAQNSFAVLHSVFLRHAHEQDTRVHDVYRGLAPPSLSTNALKTPAATDLWAMHFSQFWIDYEGSRSGRGRPTPCVDSFPLTLWVCHPARYAQHQERLKAGIGSGLLPRSESAEIANRLQRKKLLKEFYSTDASPSNTPSNGLHKPHSLDGLHSHSSSSRSLASSSSSLASEVDLQVLIHIQKHLSAQVSHGQYVFLLRLQHAVKSLQRTLQQDLEQYGSKRQGPVQPFGACVGVLMKSAEVALLLKPIPQPDSSASPINSDLSPSESRATLEAGSEGGEGPERPSAAGEGARSTGSVDQLLFVGTDSGTHGMNTPPLLPSLSPSVLRKGSTDERSGMVAGGRLLTEEKRDVRKGSLDGNGSRTEAKGQQSETLQPSQVGSVVLDPFSDTSSGDWNDKSQGGRLPQSMSSGRLMQGKSQSSFSVSYKNMKKSPSLQSLDDLSDSYSLEDCDTYSLLERDDVSISGYKAINEERATVTLAQEADESQSPDAISAASQSIDEPTKDLVSVLILKVHSVCCSLDLKGDDTAVALEVGRIRPNQLGNVSLRQYLSNRSLGSGSGLDPSTVLLNPEVHVRLESGPGAAVHSPLAEQNGFLQCRVQAFNADFLMTSLRNLAMFLEDDSASQVLPMEIAIKDTHVNLKDNNPSDNASEPEATPITLHIHNLLIHRQDDGSFSIGGAERAVESKLQKAGPVNDSRLSSDSKLPVGVASEAKATQTAPLSPTSPTPSSQGQLLMEENECLKLELSKAKMALAEAQMEKDSLQHQMKTLKLTSGGSNS